One Acanthopagrus latus isolate v.2019 chromosome 12, fAcaLat1.1, whole genome shotgun sequence genomic region harbors:
- the LOC119030248 gene encoding cell wall protein DAN4-like — protein MSPDSRLEYGDRTVKTSAPTTWNDLPEELKTIQHTGSTSRPDPTSATQSRPAVITTTTANSSINNSSFIKEAVSVSLSSSGSPASSTSSVTEAVSTSTSSTTSSTNVSSQSPTLSTDIATSTAPQTESSIPVTSTPSTSKTTTVKHTSLSPSTTDPKSPSASESPTGTTTNTSPGTPTSLTTSTTVTGSPSTSESPTCTPTSPTQSTTVTEYPSTSESPTCTPTSLTQSTTVTGSPSTSESPTGTPTSPTQSTTVTEYPSTSEVQYLSSHSSM, from the exons ATGAGTCCAGACTCCAGGCTGGAATATGGAGACAGGACTGTTAAAACCAGCGCCCCGACAACCTGGAACGACCTGCCTGAGGAGCTAAAGACGA TCCAGCACACAGGTTCTACTTCAAGGCCCGACCCAACATCTGCGACCCAGTCCAGACCAGCCGTCATCACGACCAccacagctaacagcagcatcaacaacaGCTCTTTCATTAAGGAAGCTGTCTCTGTTAGCTTAAGCTCCTCAGGTAG TCCAGCCAGCAGCACTTCATCGGTAACAGAAGCCGTCTCCACATCAACTTCCTCAACCACATCATCCACAAATGTCTCATCTCAGAGTCCAACCCTGAGCACAGACATCGCCACCTCCACTGCTCCACAAACAGAAAGCTCCATCCCTGTCACCAGCACCCCCAGCACAAGCAAAACAACCACTGTCAAACACACCAGCCTGTCCCCGAGTACTACTGACCCCAAATCCCCCAGCGCCAGTGAAAGTCCCACTGGTACCACCACCAACACTTCTCCTGGCACCCCCACCAGCCTGACCACAAGTACTACTGTCACCGGATCCCCCAGCACCAGTGAAAGCCCCACTTGCACCCCCACCAGCCCGACCCAGAGTACTACTGTCACCGAATACCCCAGCACCAGTGAAAGCCCCACTTGCACCCCCACCAGCCTGACCCAGAGCACTACTGTCACCGGATCCCCCAGCACCAGTGAAAGCCCCACTGGTACCCCCACCAGCCCGACCCAGAGTACTACTGTCACCGAATACCCCAGCACCAGTGAAGTACAATATTTATCATCTCATTCTAGCATGTAA
- the parm1 gene encoding cell wall protein DAN4, with translation MMRVSLQTLMAFLLLSHAVTPGVASSSDPSAMPSSSQTAFSPASSTSSVTEAISTSTSSTTSSTNISSQSSTLSTDIATSTAPQTESSIPVTSTPSTSKTTTVKHTSLSPSTTDPKSPSASESPTGTTTNTSPGTPTSLTTSTTVTGSPSTSESPTGTPTSPTQSTTVTGSPSTSESPTGTPTSPTQSTTVTGSPSTSESPTGTPTSPTQGTTVTEYPSTSESPTGTPTSTDPGTQSTSFSTTQSISLSSTTTQPTTAAASTPATQHTTPIPTTQHTTPIPTTQHTTTSHTSTTTEVQEPHNSKALSSGSVAGIVIMFIITVVLVLGGLYYYKMRRTSYGPLLDSDQGTFHNLMYDP, from the exons ATGATGAGGGTCAGCCTGCAAACTCTGATGGCAT TTCTGTTGTTGAGCCATGCAGTAACACCTGGAGTAGCGTCTTCATCCGATCCATCAGCAATGCCCTCTTCCTCTCAAACTGCTTTCAGTCCAGCCAGCAGCACTTCATCGGTAACAGAAGCCATCTCCACATCAACTTCCTCAACCACATCATCCACAAATATCTCATCTCAGAGTTCAACCCTGAGCACAGACATCGCCACCTCCACTGCTCCACAAACAGAAAGCTCCATCCCTGTCACCAGCACCCCCAGCACAAGCAAAACAACCACTGTCAAACACACCAGCCTGTCCCCGAGTACTACTGACCCCAAATCCCCCAGCGCCAGTGAAAGTCCCACTGGTACCACCACCAACACTTCTCCTGGCACCCCCACCAGCCTGACCACGAGTACTACTGTCACCGGATCCCCCAGCACCAGTGAAAGCCCCACTGGCACCCCCACCAGCCCGACCCAGAGTACTACTGTCACCGGATCCCCCAGCACCAGTGAAAGCCCCACTGGCACCCCCACCAGCCCGACCCAGAGTACTACTGTCACCGGATCCCCCAGCACCAGTGAAAGCCCCACTGGCACCCCCACCAGCCCGACCCAGGGTACTACTGTCACCGAATACCCCAGCACCAGTGAAAGCCCCACTGGCACCCCCACCAGCACTGATCCCGGCACCCAAAGCACCAGTTTCTCCACTACACAATCCATCAGCCTTTCCAGCACGACTACACAacccaccaccgccgccgcctccACCCCCGCTACACAACACACCACCCCCATCCCCACTACACAACACACCACCCCCATCCCCACTACAcaacacaccaccacctcccatACCAGTACCACCACTGAGGTGCAGGAGCCACACAACTCCAAGGCTCTAAGCTCAG gaagTGTTGCAGGCATCGTCATTATGTTCATCATCACTGTCGTCCTGGTGTTAGGTGGGCTGTACTACTACAAAATGCG ACGTACATCATATGGACCTCTTTTGGACAGTGACCAAGGAACCTTCCACAACCTAATGTATGACCCTTGA